A single region of the Acidobacteriota bacterium genome encodes:
- a CDS encoding aminopeptidase P family protein codes for MAFDLSAIQAALRDEQLDGWLLYDFHGSNPIARRVAGLDGGAKLTTRRWYYLVPADGAPRALVHGIERDSLAHLPGDRQIYAGRAELETGLATLLRGVRRVAMEYSPNGSIPYIARVDAGTIDRVRALGAEVVSSGDLAQRFEAVWDDAALATHRAASEHLYAIKDRAFDMVRNGARDGSLNEYSVQQAMVGWFAEAGLVTDCPPVVAAQASSGNAHYLPTAESHRPIGADMVVLLDLWGKLDRPGAVYADITWVGYTAAGVPPAVAERFAAARDAREAAVALVTERAATGAPLAGWEVDRAAREVIDSAGWGASFIHRTGHSLGEEVHGNGVHMDDYETHDERRLLPGTGFTIEPGIYREDFGVRTEINMYVGRESAEVTGPRQAAVVPLA; via the coding sequence ATGGCATTCGACCTATCGGCCATTCAGGCGGCGCTTCGGGACGAGCAGTTGGACGGTTGGCTCCTGTACGACTTCCACGGCTCCAATCCCATCGCCCGACGGGTAGCCGGCCTTGACGGCGGGGCGAAACTGACCACCCGCCGTTGGTACTACCTGGTGCCGGCGGACGGCGCACCCCGCGCGCTGGTCCACGGAATCGAGCGGGACAGCCTCGCGCATCTGCCCGGCGACCGGCAGATCTACGCCGGACGCGCCGAACTCGAGACCGGCCTTGCCACGCTGTTGCGCGGCGTTCGCCGGGTCGCGATGGAGTACTCGCCGAACGGCTCCATCCCGTACATCGCGCGCGTTGATGCCGGCACCATCGATCGGGTGCGCGCCCTCGGCGCGGAGGTCGTGTCGTCGGGAGACCTGGCCCAGCGCTTCGAGGCGGTCTGGGATGACGCGGCGCTCGCGACGCATCGCGCGGCATCCGAGCACCTGTACGCGATCAAGGATCGCGCCTTCGACATGGTCCGGAACGGCGCGCGCGACGGCAGCCTGAACGAGTACAGCGTGCAGCAGGCAATGGTCGGCTGGTTTGCGGAAGCCGGCCTCGTGACCGACTGCCCGCCGGTCGTCGCGGCCCAGGCGAGCAGCGGCAACGCGCACTATCTGCCGACGGCGGAGTCGCACCGTCCCATCGGCGCCGACATGGTGGTGCTGCTGGATCTGTGGGGGAAGCTCGACCGCCCGGGCGCGGTCTATGCCGACATCACCTGGGTGGGCTATACCGCGGCAGGCGTGCCGCCGGCCGTCGCGGAGCGATTCGCGGCGGCGCGCGACGCCCGCGAAGCCGCAGTGGCCCTGGTGACCGAGCGGGCCGCCACCGGGGCGCCGCTCGCGGGCTGGGAGGTGGACCGCGCCGCTCGCGAGGTGATCGACTCGGCAGGATGGGGCGCGTCGTTCATCCATCGAACCGGCCACAGTCTCGGCGAGGAGGTGCATGGGAACGGCGTCCACATGGACGACTACGAAACGCACGACGAACGCCGGCTGCTGCCCGGTACCGGGTTCACCATCGAGCCGGGCATCTACCGGGAGGATTTTGGGGTCCGCACCGAAATCAACATGTACGTCGGCCGGGAGTCGGCCGAGGTGACCGGCCCGAGGCAGGCTGCCGTCGTGCCGCTCGCGTGA
- a CDS encoding VOC family protein: MLPVPTDRPPIRPIHRGLRHLALHARAYAAMRAFYTGVLGFDVEWEPDPDNVYLTSGADNLALHRSPEGRSGGGALDHLGLIVATAEDVDRWAAWLESQGVALDAAPRTHRDGARSCYFSDPDGNRIQILHHPPISGG; encoded by the coding sequence ATGTTGCCCGTGCCGACGGATCGACCCCCGATTCGCCCCATCCACCGCGGTTTGCGGCACCTGGCGCTCCATGCCCGGGCGTACGCCGCCATGCGTGCTTTCTACACCGGCGTACTCGGATTCGACGTGGAATGGGAGCCCGATCCCGACAATGTCTATCTGACGTCGGGGGCCGACAACCTCGCCTTGCACCGCTCGCCGGAGGGTCGTTCGGGCGGCGGCGCGCTCGACCACCTCGGCCTGATCGTCGCCACCGCGGAGGACGTCGATCGGTGGGCGGCCTGGCTCGAGTCGCAGGGCGTGGCGCTCGATGCCGCTCCCCGCACGCATCGCGACGGAGCGCGCTCGTGTTACTTCTCGGATCCGGACGGGAACCGGATTCAGATCCTGCACCACCCGCCGATCAGCGGCGGCTGA
- a CDS encoding NAD(+) kinase gives MSATAAPPAAPIGPVRSIGVTGKSHSEPAAAAVRDAIAWLGQRPVRVVVDEVTARGAGLNGGERCPREELPAAVDLVLVLGGDGTLLSVAHVVAAVAPDTPVLAVNCGSLGFLTEITRPEMTEALQLALDGRALIDLRPMARAFIRRGDRELADRTVLNDLVVQRSARSSIIDVAITVRGHLVTRWRADGVMVATPTGSTGYNLAAGGPIVYPTVGALIITPIAPHSLTQRPVVIPDDAPVTLRPDLRGSHREAAATFDGQMSVELEEGDAVQIERAPHPLRVVRSESRHYFGVLREKLQWGGG, from the coding sequence ATGTCCGCTACAGCAGCGCCGCCCGCCGCGCCGATCGGTCCGGTCAGGAGCATTGGCGTCACCGGCAAGTCGCATTCGGAGCCGGCCGCGGCGGCCGTGCGCGATGCGATCGCCTGGCTCGGCCAGCGTCCCGTCCGGGTGGTGGTGGATGAGGTGACGGCGCGCGGCGCCGGTCTCAACGGCGGCGAGCGCTGCCCGCGCGAGGAGCTCCCCGCCGCGGTCGACCTGGTGCTCGTGCTGGGTGGAGACGGCACGCTGCTGAGCGTCGCCCATGTCGTGGCCGCGGTTGCGCCCGACACGCCGGTCCTCGCCGTCAACTGCGGAAGCCTGGGTTTCCTGACCGAGATCACGCGTCCCGAGATGACCGAAGCGCTGCAGCTCGCCCTCGACGGGCGGGCCCTCATCGACCTGCGGCCGATGGCGCGCGCCTTCATCCGCCGGGGCGATCGCGAGCTGGCCGACAGGACCGTGCTGAACGACCTGGTGGTGCAACGCTCCGCCCGATCGAGCATCATCGACGTGGCCATCACCGTCCGTGGCCACCTCGTCACCCGCTGGCGCGCCGACGGCGTGATGGTGGCCACGCCCACCGGGTCGACGGGCTACAACCTCGCGGCGGGCGGCCCGATTGTCTACCCGACGGTCGGCGCGCTGATCATCACCCCGATCGCCCCGCACTCCCTGACGCAGCGGCCGGTCGTGATACCGGACGACGCGCCGGTCACGCTCCGCCCCGACCTGCGCGGCAGCCACCGGGAGGCGGCTGCGACGTTCGACGGCCAGATGAGCGTCGAACTCGAAGAAGGGGACGCCGTGCAGATCGAGCGGGCGCCGCACCCGCTGCGCGTAGTCCGCTCGGAATCGCGCCACTACTTCGGCGTGCTGCGCGAGAAACTGCAGTGGGGCGGCGGCTGA
- a CDS encoding TlyA family RNA methyltransferase: MTRRARLDALVVERGLADTRARARALILAGQVRVNDAVVSKAGTAVAPEAEIALVTPDHPYVGRGGVKLAEALDRFGIDVAARTAIDIGASTGGFTDALLQRGAARVVALDVGRGQLDWRLRSDPRVIVLDGVNARGVRPAMLPPEARPANIVTIDVAFISLRLVLPAVPALLAPAGDVVALVKPQFEATRAEVGKGGIVRDPAVRARVVDEVAAAADAVGLPRVAAAPSPLRGAGGNQEIFLHLRLREVP; the protein is encoded by the coding sequence TGATCCTTGCCGGGCAGGTGAGAGTGAACGACGCCGTCGTCTCCAAGGCGGGAACCGCTGTCGCCCCGGAGGCCGAGATCGCGCTGGTCACCCCCGACCATCCCTACGTCGGCCGCGGGGGCGTCAAGCTGGCCGAGGCGCTCGATCGGTTCGGCATTGACGTGGCCGCGCGGACCGCGATCGACATCGGCGCCTCGACCGGGGGTTTCACCGATGCCCTGCTGCAGCGCGGCGCCGCGCGGGTGGTCGCCCTCGATGTGGGACGGGGACAACTGGACTGGCGGTTGAGAAGCGACCCGCGTGTCATCGTCCTGGACGGGGTGAACGCACGGGGCGTCAGGCCCGCAATGCTGCCGCCCGAAGCGCGGCCGGCGAACATCGTCACCATCGATGTCGCGTTCATCTCGCTACGCCTTGTCCTTCCCGCCGTTCCCGCGCTGCTCGCGCCCGCCGGCGACGTCGTGGCGTTGGTCAAGCCGCAGTTCGAGGCGACGCGCGCCGAGGTCGGCAAGGGAGGCATCGTCCGCGACCCGGCGGTACGGGCGCGGGTGGTCGACGAGGTTGCCGCGGCAGCCGATGCGGTAGGATTGCCGCGGGTGGCGGCGGCGCCGTCGCCGTTGCGAGGCGCCGGCGGGAACCAGGAGATCTTCCTGCACCTCCGCCTCCGCGAGGTCCCGTAA